A genomic region of Oncorhynchus mykiss isolate Arlee chromosome 2, USDA_OmykA_1.1, whole genome shotgun sequence contains the following coding sequences:
- the sv2bb gene encoding synaptic vesicle glycoprotein 2B isoform X2 encodes MDKRGEHLSWLCMFWMVGGIYASFTAWGIIPRYGWGFSMGTEFQFHGWRVFVLVCALPAITSLVGLMFMPESPRFLLENAKHDEAWMILKNVHDTNWRAKGQPEKVFQVTHIKAPKTNEDEFIEIQSATGTAIQRWAVRTLTLCKLILRNVASLLGPELRLSTLFMAIIWFTMAFSYYGLGVWFPDMIKYLQQEEYESKVKVFHRERVERFHFNFSLENQIHREGEYINDKFINIEMKSVKFEDSLFEDCYFEDIKSTETMFENCTIRSTVFYNTDLYEEKFIDCKLENTTFLHNKRGCHLDIDEENDVLIYLVSFLGSLAVLPGNIISALFMEKIGRVKIIGLSMLISAGCTFFLFLSFSQAAIIAWQCLFCGVSVAAWNGIEVITVELYPASKRATAFGVLNALCKLAAILGSSIFASFVGVTKVVPILLSCAALVCGGLVALKLPETREKILQ; translated from the exons ATGGATAAGAGAGGGGAGCACCTGAGCTGGCTGTGTATGTTCTGGATGGTGGGGGGCATCTACGCCTCCTTCACTGCCTGGGGCATCATCCCTCGCTACG GCTGGGGCTTCAGCATGGGGACAGAGTTCCAGTTCCACGGCTGGAGGGTGTTTGTGCTGGTCTGTGCCCTGCCTGCCATCACCTCCCTGGTGGGGCTCATGTTCATGCCTGAgagccccaggttcctcctggaa AATGCCAAACATGACGAGGCCTGGATGATCTTGAAGAATGTCCATGACACCAACTGGAGGGCTAAGGGCCAGCCTGAGAAGGTCTTCCAG GTGACCCACATCAAGGCTCCGAAGACCAATGAGGATGAGTTCATTGAGATCCAGAGTGCCACAGGGACGGCTATACAGCGATGGGCCGTTCGAACCCTCACTCTGTGCAAACTG ATACTGAGGAATGTTGCTTCTCTCTTGGGACCTGAGCTGAGACTGAGTACGCTGTTCATGGCCATCATCTGGTTCACCATGGCCTTCAG TTACTATGGACTGGGTGTGTGGTTCCCTGACATGATCAAATACCTGCAGCAAGAGGAGTATGAGTCCAAAGTCAAGGTGTTCCATAGAGAGAGAGTTGAACGCTTCCACTTCAACTTCTCCCTGGAGAATCAGATCCACAGAGAGGGAGAATACATCAATGACAA GTTCATCAACATAGAGATGAAGTCTGTAAAGTTTGAGGATTCACTGTTTGAAGATTGTTATTTTGAGGACATCAAGTCCACTGAAACTATGTTTGAGAACTGCACCATCAGATCCACCGTCTTCTATAACACAG ACCTGTATGAGGAGAAGTTCATAGACTGTAAGCTGGAGAACACCACGTTCCTCCACAACAAGAGGGGCTGTCACCTGGACATCGACGAGGAGAACGACGTGCTCATCTACCTGGTCAGCTTCCTGGGGTCCCTGGCTGTTCTGCCCGGCAACATCATATCAGCTCTGTTCATGGAGAAGATAGGCAGGGTCAAAATCATAG gCCTCTCCATGCTAATCTCAGCTGGGTGCACCTTCTTCCTGTTCCTAAGCTTCAGTCAGGCGGCCATCATAGCCTGGCAGTGTCTGTTCTGTGGGGTCAGCGTGGCAGCATGGAACGGCATCGAGGTCATCACAGTGGAACTCTACCCAGCCTCCAAAAG AGCCACAGCGTTTGGGGTGTTGAATGCCCTGTGTAAACTGGCTGCTATCCTGGGTAGCTCCATCTTTGCCTCCTTTGTGGGGGTCACCAAAGTCGTCCccattctcctctcctgcgctgctcTGGTGTGCGGAGGCCTGGTTGCCCTCAAGCTACCCGAGACCCGGGAGAAGATCCTCCAGTGA